In Oleidesulfovibrio alaskensis DSM 16109, the genomic stretch TTACGGGAGCGGAAGCCGCTGGTGAAACAATGGCGTGTTGAAGCGCCAGAAAAATATTGGCGTAAGTTGGGTGGGAAGTCAATAAGGCGTTTGTCTCATTAATGAGGCTATGTGGGGGTGTTTGAGTTGCTCTATTGAAGGAAATAGTGGGCTCTGGGTCGATAGAAAAAGGCCGGGAGCTCGTAACCGTCCACAGAACGGCGGAAGGATTTCCCCTTGCGGGTATTGTATGACCTTCCACTCCCGACCAAAAATGGCACGGATAGGCGTTTACTGAATATGGCTGTGGTACTGGTCTGCCGTATACAGGACGCAAAAGTGTCTCTATGCATGCGCAAGTATGAATTAAGTAAAACGTATTAATGTTCTTGTTCGGAGGGTGCTGGAGGTTGGGCCGAGACAGAAGTTGATGGCATTGCTGATGATTCTGCCGTTTCGTTTGTTTGAGTTTCTTGGTTATGCCTTTTTTCGACAAGTTGCTGAGTCTCGTGGATGAAGCGTTGTGCAAGATAAGAATTGAAAGCCATGACGCTTGCTGGGCCAAATTTTAATGTGAGTTCCTTGGTAAGACCGCTGTAATCTTCTATTGATGTGGGAAATTTTAGCACCCCCATAATTTCTGAGCCAGATATCAAAAGAAGTCGTCCATCTGAGGATTCGACAATGTGGAACTCCTGAGACTTCATTAAATTTTTAGGGGGGCGGAAATGAGCAATATTAAGAATTTTTTGGATCGATTTTGCTTTTGCAATGACTTGGTGAGTGCCTGTAATATCTACTTGGATATCTACACCTCGTTTTGACAGCTCTTTTGTGATTGCAGTAAATACTGTTATAAAAAACTCAGTATCACTAATTACTATTTCTGTAAGTTTCTTAATGTTCTCTATTAATTCACTGTGAATGCTATTTAGTTTTTTCTCATCAGGGGTATCTATTTTATCTATCAGAGCATTCAAGTTATCCATGTCTGAATAAATTCTGATGAGTTTTTCTTCAAGAATTAATATGTTTTGAATTGACTCTATATCAATTTTGTCTATTGAGCATAATAGCTTTTTGTCAATTCTTTCTAATGTTCCAATGTTGTGATTAAATTTTCTAATATGGAATTTGTCAGCTTTAATAGCGTTGTCAACAATCGTACAAAACATATTTATACTAGAATCAAATTGTTCCCTAAGTAAAAAAAGCGACGCACTCAATGCTAGCTTTGATTTTGATTCAGTATCCTTTTTTGTCTGATATAAATATATAAAAAAGGCAGAAAGGAATGGTGCAGAATAATAGACGAGGTCAGCAACAAATTTTAATGCCTCATATGATTCAATAAAGTTTTTTATTTTGACGAAATTAAGAAAAACTAAGGTGATAATGATCCCTAGTACGATGCTACCTGTTGTTCGATTTAGGAAAGATTTAAGCATTGCGCCCCCACTTACTGATGAAGATCTAACTATTTGCTATGATAACAAGTAACGCTGTGGGGGCGCAATGTCTTTTGGTTGCGGGAAGAGCAGCGTGCAGTGGGAAGATCTTCTTTTTAGTATGTTAGTCTTAAAAAACTTAGTAGGTTACGGGTAAAGCCTCTTTTAAATGAACTGTGGTTCCAGTTCCGAGAAATAGCAATGCAACTATACGGGCTGTAAGGCTTAGCGAACAGCGGGAAGGTGGCAGCCTTCCCGCCTTATATTTTACCCCACAACCCCCTCAATCCTGCCTTTATGTGTGCCCAGTCGTGCGGCGTGAGCTGCCACGGTTGGGCCTTCTACTATCTTGGGCGTTGCCGGATGGGTGTGCACGGCCAGCACGTCCAGCGCGGCTTTGATTTCGTGCAGGCAGGCCAGCAGCTCTGTAAACAGGTTTGTGCCGTCGCCTTTGCTTGATGTCAGCGTCAGCGCGCCTGCTGCCTGCAGGGTGATGTTGGCGGCCTCGATGCGCTTGTCGCCGCTGGCTGTTTCCGTGCTTGCGCCCTGTACTATGGTGGTATCGTCCGCGCCTATCTGTGTTTGCCGTTTGCCTGCAATGGTCGTCTGCTGGCTGGCGGCCTGTACTGCGCGTGCTCCCTGCACTGTGGTGGTCTGTGTATACTGGGGGATGCCCTGCAGCATGTCGTTAACGGCAATATCAAGGTTGGCCCAGTCGCCACCGGCACCAATGCGCAGTTCGTTTGCGGTGTTGCCCTGCGAAAGAATATTGGCGGGCAGGTTGTCACGCATGTACTGCAGCCAGCCTTTGTTCACGTCCTGCAGCAGGGGGTTGGTCTGCATGTCGGTATCGGCGGCGGCGCTGGTGCCGTACCAGCCGATTATTTCCATGTCGTTTGCCATGCGCTGCTGCACATAGCGGGCATACCGTTCTGCAAAGTCAGGAAACTTGGCCCACACATCAATAAGACGGTAGGGCATGGAAACGTCCGCGTTGGTCTGGTGCAGTTCGTACCCGCGTGCTTCAAGGCCCATGACGTTGCGGGGCTGACGTTCTTTGCCCGGCTGGCTGGTGTCTGTGCGGCTGGTTACGGGCGATGCGGCAAAGCCCAGAATGTTCTGGCCCTTCAGTTCGTCCACGGGCAGCATGTTGATTTTAGACAAAAAGGTGGACTGCTCCACAATTTTGTCCTGCAGCTTTTGCGCGATGGAGGGCGTGACGGAAAAACTGTGCTGCACGTCCTGCACGCCGTATGTGCTGGCAAAGCGGGCCAGCATGGCATTAAAAAGTTGTCTGGTGCTCTGTTGCAAGGTCTGGCTCCTGTGGCCCTAGTACAGGGCGGTGTTGTCGCCTGCGGGGCCGTGGCTGTCGGGTACTGCGGTGGCGGGGCGTGCGCTGGAAAGGCGCGTGGCAATGTCGCTTACCTGCTGGCTCAGTTTTTCAATGCTGGTGGCCAGTGCGGTGTAGCTGTCGGCATCTGCCTGCGCGGCAGGCTGTGCTGTTTCTGCGGGCTGTTCTGCAGGGGCGGTGCCGCTGGCAGCTTCGGGCCGGGCGGCGTTGGAAAACTGTTCCGTCAGCTTGCCCAGTGTTTCTGTCAGGCTGTCCAGCTTGCCGGACAGGGCGTCGAATTGCTCTTTCTCCATGGGGTCCTCTTGGTGTTGCGGTGCCTGTGCGGGGTCTTTTTCCGGCTGCTGGTTGAACAGCTTGTCTGCAAAGCGGCGGAACCAGCCCGGCATGGTTTCTTCCGGCTCAAGGCCGGTAAATTCTGTACCTGCGTAAAAGCGGCTGTGCGGGGAATGGCGGCGCGCGCTGAACTTCAGCTCGTCCGTACCCAGTGATGCGGGCGAATCGGTAATGCCAAGCCCCACCAGATACGCCTTGCCGGAATCGGCAAAGTTGCCGTCCAGTTCCATGGAAAAGAACAGGCGCTGGCTGTACTGGTTGTCGCGCAGGTAGCTGGCGTTGGGTTCCAGGCGGGCATACAGGCTGACCACGCCTTTTTCGGTGTGTTCTGCCTTCAGCTCCAGCACCTTGCCGTAGTTCATAAAGCGGAAGTGATCAGGCCAGATCATGGCGGTGTAGGTGGCGGGGTCGTAATTTTCCGCCGCATCCAGCAGCCATTGCGGCTCTATGATGCGCCCGTCCACCGTGGGGCCGGACTGGCCTATTTTGATAAAGTCGGTCTTCAGCTTGCTCATGCGTCCATGTAGACGCATTGCAAGGGCAAGAGCAAAGAAATACGGTCCGATATGCTGTATATCGGATGGGTTACAGGCGAGAAGGTGAAATAAGCATGCTATTGCCACTGCATGAGCAGCGGCAACAATTCACAAAAGACAGAAGCAGCACGCAACCAGCGTACATACCCTGATGAAATACGAACAGCGGCACGGGGCATGTATGTGCGCCGTTATACAGTTGCAGAAATTGCAGACACACTGTCAATACCAAAGCGGACCATATACCACTGGATAGCAGCGGAAGAATGGGACGCCCTGCTGAAACATGAATCCACAGAAGACGCCATAGCCCGCAGGCTGGCGCTGCTGGTAAGCCGCGACAATAAAACCCCGCGTGAAATTAAAGAACTGGATACGCTGGTCGGCTCTCTGGAGCGGCTGCAGAAGCTGCGCATACAGGAAGCCACCCTGCGCAGAAAAATGCTGGCGGGTGAAGCTGTAACGCCGCAGGAAGGTGAACCGCCCGTGGCGGATGCGGCAGGCCAGCCCCGCAAAAAGGCCCGCACCCGCAAGGTGAAAAACGATGTTTCCGGCCTTACCCCGTCGCTGTTTCAGGAAAAGTTCCATGTGCGTTTTTTTGACTACCAGCGCAGGTGGCGCAGCTTTCTGGAATATCGCAACCGCATGTTGCTTAAGTCGCGCCAGATAGGCGCCACGTGGTACTTTGCGCAGGAGGCCTTTGAAAACGCCTGCCTGACGGGTGACAACCAGATATTTTTATCCGCCACCAAGGCGCAGTCGCAGGTGTTCCGCAACTATATAGTACAGCTATGCGGCGAAGCCTTTGACATCACCCTGCAGGGCAATCCGCTTATATTGCATACCGCCCGCGGTGCGGCAGAACTGCATTTTCTTTCCAACAACTCAAAGAGCGCCCAGAGCTACCACGGGCATGTTTACATTGATGAATTTTTCTGGATTACCAAGTTCAGTGAACTGTTCAAGGTAGCCACAGGCATGGCCGCCCATAAAAAATGGCGGCGCACGCTTTTCTCCACGCCTTCCGCCATCACGCATGAGGCATACCCCCTGTGGACCGGCGATAACTTTCAAAAGCGGTTTGCCAAGCGCAAACCGTGGCCGGATGCCGCAGCTCTTGCCGCCGGAGTCATGTGTCCGGACACATATTTTCGCAACGTAATAACCTTGGCGCAGGCGCAAAAAGGCGGGTGTGACCTTTTTGATGTGAAGCAGCTGAAGCTGGAATACACCCCGCAGGAGTTCCGCCAGCTTTTCGGGTGCGAGTTCATAGACGACACGCAGGCCGTTTTTACGCTGGCAGGGCTGGAAGCCTGCATGGCAGATCCGGAAGACTGGCCCGACGTGCAAAAGGGCAGCACGCACCCCGTGGGCAATGCTCCGGTATGGGGCGGCTATGACCCCAGCCGCAAGCGCGATGATGCTTCGTTCGTCATTCTGCTGCCGCCGCTTAAGGCGGGTGGGCCCATCCGCATGGTGGAGCGGCACAAGTGGGTGGATAAATCGTACCTGTGGCAGGCAGAGCGCATCAGAGAGCTGACGCAAAAGTACAACTTCGCCCATCTGGGTATCGATACCACCGGCCCCGGCATAGGCGTGTACGAGCAGGTCAAAAACTTCTGCCCTGTGGCTGTGCCCATCAACTATGCCGTGCAGTCCAAGGCCATGCTGGTGCTTAAAGTCATGGAAGTGGTGGAGCAAAAGCGCCTGCAATGGGACGCGGCGGAAACCGACATCGCCCACGCCTTTTTAACCATTCGCCAGACAACCACAGATAACGGCCAGATAACCTATGCCGCCAGCCGTAGTGCGACCACAGGCCACGCAGACGTGGCATGGGCCACCATGCACGCCCTTGCGGCAGAGCCGCTGGCCCGCCCCACAGGCCACAACAGTTGTACCGTGGTTATCAGCCGATAAAACAGAACCCGTCATCAGGAAACTTCAATGGCAAAAAAGCATAGAAAAACAGCGGCAAAAGCAGGCAGCAGCAACGTGCAGGCGTTTACCTTCGGCGATCCGGAGCCGGTACTTTCCGGCGCGGTGTATGATGCGCTGGGGGTGTGGCTGCTGGATAACGGCAAATACTATTCGCCGCCGGTACCGCTGGCCGGTCTGGCGCGGCTGCTGCGTGCAAACGCCTATCACGGGCCCATACTGGAGTTTAAAACCAACGTGACTCTGCGCGGGTTCAAGGCTTCGCCTGTGCTGCCGCGCCGCGTTATGCACGCCATGACAACGGACTATATGGTGTTTGCCAACGCCTATCTGCAAAAGGTTGTTAACTGGTATACCATTTCCCCCAGCGCGCTGGACTTGCACGAACAAACAAGAGCGGCCCTGAAACAATGTTCAGGGCCGCATCAGGTACAGTTGTTGTTGGGGTAAGAGCCTCTATTTTTCAGCTAGATAACTCCGTTTTCCCGGAATTACTCCCCGAACGCCGCCTGTAGGCTCTTCGCAGTCACCCTTTCTGCGTGGAATAAGGTGGATATGCGCGTGGAAAATAGTTTGGCCAGCATCAAAACCGTTATTTACGCCTATATTGAAGCCTGTAACGGATGAATCTTCTTGCTGGATGTTCTCTTTCAGCCGTTGCAGCAAAATATCTGCATCGGCTTTTTCTTGTGCTGTCAGGCTGAAGTAGTCTGGCGTGTGTCGCTTAGGAATGATGAGACGATGCCCCTGTGTGACGGGGTATTTGTCTTGAAGCACAACACAAGTGCCGTATTCATCCTCTACGTTGCCATTGGCGGCAAGTGTGCAAAAAATGCAAGAGCTGTTATTTGACAAACTCAAACCCCATAGATTCAAGGTCAGCAACTATGGCGTGCAGATCTTCGTTGCTACTGTTTACCTCTGGTACAAAAAGGCGCGTGTGGCCATCGTCCAGAAGTGCGTAAAGAGTCTGTAAAAAATGTGCCTTAAGCTCTGGAGACTCTAGCCACGTGTCAAGGGTGCCCCAGTGCGCTTGCATTGCCCCATTTTTATTGGGCTTCTTACCCCATAAATGGATAGAGGCAATGTTGTGCCTGCATTCGGCCAGTGGCTGCAGCACCTTGTCAATGTCCTGTCTTGTACGTGGCTTTGGCCCGAAGTGGGCGGAAAACAGCTGTGGAACATCCAGGCAAAGGCGCAATTTTAAACTTTTGCGGTCAATAATTTTTGAAAGGGCGATTACGTCATCCCGTTTGCTCAGTGCAAAGCGCCCCCCGCTATAACGCGTGCCGTGCCGGTTTTCGATGACAATGCGTAAAGGGGAAAAGTGAGCGCTTAATTCTGCTTCGAAAGAAGCATAGATTGCCGCAAAGTCTTCCAGCGTGGGGCAATAGTCCGTAAAGGGCGGATGAATTTCAACTATGGTTGGAGCAGGGTGGCCTGCGCACAGTCGAATGATGTATTCGCAAAACTCGGTAGCCCATTGCGGACCATGCCAAAGGCGGGGAATGCCGGATTTATGACTTTGTCTTATCGTCGCCAGACCTTCCAGCGCTGGTTGTGAAAACTCTCTTGTGCCTGCCGAGTACTCGGTGTGCAAACAATATGCTTCTGCGGGCCGTAATTGTTTAACATCAAAGTGGGCGGCAAGCTCTGCAATGGCAGGCTTGATATGGGATGGATAACGCTTTGTGTGATATTGGACAGGGATAAGTTTTGGCATATGTAACTCTTGCTATGGCAAATGAATACAAAATATTACGTTGGGTATGGTCAAGAGTCAACGGGCGGTAAATATGCCCTTTGGACTTGCACGAACAAACAAGAGCGGCCCTGAAACAATGTTCAGGGCCGCAGCAGGTACAGTTGTTGTTGGGGTGAAGATATTGTTTTCTGCTGGCCAACTAAATGTTTTTTTATGCTGGTGTTGCGCAAACTGAGTTGTCTTGATAACGGATTTCAAAATTGGAATACCGTATTGGAGGTAGCTATGTGGAAGGTTTTTATCGTTGCCGTTGTGTTGGCTCTGGCTCTGCCTGTCGTGTGCATGGCAGATCAGAAGCAGCCTGAAAAACAGGCTGAGCTGCAGCAATTGCCCGAGTATGAAAATTGCCCGAGGCCGGAAAAAGACGCCCCCCGGCCGAACAAGCAAAAAGCCCGTGCTGCCATTATGCTGGATGTTATACAAAAACATCCGGAAAAAGCTTTGGATATTATGGAACTGTTGATGGAGCGCAAGATGAGTGTCGGCTTGCGCGAGGGCATTACTACGACTTGTGCAGACTACATTATTTTTATTAGGGGTAATGAAAAATTTGATCCGCCCTTTTTAGCTACAGGGCGGATCTTTGGCGACTTTAAGTAGCCATGCTGTTAAATTTTTGAGCAGGAGACATCAATAGCATCCACGGCGCAGACGGTAATGCACTCCATGCAGCAGTTGCAGTTGGGAATGTTAGCAGTAACTACTTTTTTGCCTAGAAATTTGAATACACCCCGTTTGCATGCGATTACGCATGCACCGCAATTTGTGCACTCCCAAGGGTTTATGTAAATTCCAAAACAACTTGGCATGCTATTCTCCTTTGTTAAATGTGCCAAAATTTAGATCGGTGTAAACGTGGTGTGGTGTAAATATCTCTGCATCCGTTTTTGCTAGGAACGTACAATAGCAAAGCGCCCGCATTACATTCCAGTGATGCGGGCGCTTTTTGTGTCGGGTAAAGGTTGTTATTGCAGCAAAGGGAGTCGTTGCAAGGGGAATACTTAATCTTTTATCAACGCCAGCAAAGAGCTTTTGTAGGGGGCTGTGCCCTGTCGGTACACCTCAGGGAACCTGTCTGTAATCCTTGCCACTTCAAACAGGCTAGGACTAAGCCAGAGTAATAGCTGCATTATTGACGAGTATCTTTTTCGTAAGATGTCCAGCCTTTTCCAGATGGGTTCATGATGAAAGACTCGATTTCTAAACTTGCGAATTTCGTTCAGTTCGGTGGCTAAATAGCCCCTGTCTCGGTATGGTTTTACAACGTTACCAAACGCGCCGTTCAGCAATACAGGGACAAGGCTGGCCGCATATGACTTGTTGAAGAGTGCTGTCCAAAAGCCAAATTCCAGTTCTGCTACAATTTTCCCTGCTCGCTTATGGTCTTCTGGCTGCAGCTTTCCGCGAGCCTTGGCAACTTGTCCGGTCTGGTATTTTGTCAGGCAGTTGCCATCAAACCAGAGGGCGCTTCCGTAATGCGAAGCTAAGGTTTGATGCATCGCGTTACGCAAGGCAATTTCCAGGTGCTGTAAAGGCGTATAAAGAGCCGCCCCTAGTTCGGCGTTCCACATGTACCGGAGTAGTGCGTCAAAATGTGTCTCGCCAGAATAGCGGTAAGCGCCTAAGCGTTCTTCTGAAAGTGATTCAGCTACCAATTGCGTAAAAAGCCCTTGCATGTCGTGAATCCTGTGTATATATATGTCTTGCAGAGCTTGGGAGAAGACCCCTCTTGGATTTATGCCAATGAAGTCCCCAAGCCATTGAAATCAAACCCCGCATTAGCGGGGTTTTTCTTTTTTATCAATGTAAACAACATGCCCCCGTCACAGGAATTGTGGCGGGGGCGTTTTGTTTATGTTCGATTGCTTGCAGGCAGCTGTTCCTGCCTTTCCAGCGTGTCACCGCAGGTATGCAGGTCTGTGGCCAGCAGGGATAGCAGCAGCGAAAGGCCACCCATGGTTTCGGGTAGGTTGGCGGCCAGCGTGCGCAGGGCTTCGGCGTGTCGGTAGATGCGTTCTATAGGGTCACTGTATGACATGAGGCGTCTCCTCTTGTGGCAGGGCGGCCTGCATGCGCTCTACATCCCCCGCTAGCCAATGCAACTGTCGGCTTAGCACGTCCAGATTTATCATATGCAGTTTGTTCTGGTGCAGGGCCAGCTTCAGCATACGTCTGGTAGTGCTTATCTGTCCGGCCAGATCGGCCAGATCATCTGTCAGCCGCGCTAATCCGGCTATTACGTCCACGGCGTCTTTATAGATTGGGTTCTGATGGTTGGCACTCATGCTATGGCCTCCGCAAAAGATGAGTGTGTGTTAACGCGGTGTGGCGTAATGGCTGGATGTGTATTGGCGCATACCGCAAAGCCGATACCAGAGCCAGATGTCTGCCACAGAAAAATGGCAAAGAATGAAAAGAGGTTTGCAGCATTCATGATGCCGCCCCCGTTTGCAGATCTGCGGCAACGGCGATGATGGTGTCAATAACACCGCATAACAGATTGTCGAAAAGGGGATCGGGGCAGCCGCGCTGCCTGCCGATGTTCAGGTAATCGGCAGCGGCAATGAGCGCCTGTGCATGAGGCATGGTGGAAGGCTGGGCCGCAGAATGCGCGGCAAGGCCGACCATAGAAGCTGGGCAAGCGGAAACAGCAACGCAGTGCTGGCTGCCGCTTTCGGGGTGGGTACGCAGTGCCATAAGGCATCTCCTAGTGATTGTTCAATTGGCAGGCTCGATTATGAGGACTGCCGGGAGCTGAACACCGCACTAGGTCGGCGGGCGTATTTCCCTTGCGGGTATTGTATTAGCCGCACTCCCGGCAGCAAAGTTCGTGGAATGTTTTGGATGCACCTTTGGTAATGACGAAAGCACGGTTCCGCAAGGGTGCAGGTGCACCAAAAGGACCAGCTTTCCCCTTTCAAAGGGCATAAAAAAGCCACGGCTGACGGGCGTGATAGCCGCCTAGTGTTATTGTAGGTGTGTTCAGCACCTAAGGATAAATTGACCTATATGGGGTTGGTGTGTCAAGGGGCCACTGCTCTTGCATAGTCTAAATACTCTTGCTGTGGAGTCCTAACCTCACTCCATCGATTACGTTGGTACGCAGTTAGTCCTGTAGGACATTCTCTTTGTAAACAATATGTAAGGGTTAGTCTGTTTTTTGCTCTTGATACCCCAACAAAGTAAGTACACAAGTTTTCATTTCTATTGTCGCCCCAGAACGTTTCTTCTTCAATTGATTGTATTATAACTGCTTCGAATTCAAGGCCTTTAGCTTTGTGTATAGTGAGCAGTCTTACTGCAGCGATTTCTCCTCCAGCACGGAGCGTGTCAATAAAGCTATAACCATTTATGAGAGAACTTCGTATAACATCCTGAGTTTGGGTGATGATTTCTTGAAGGCGAGCCTCTTTTTGGTACTCATGTGAGAGCATAGCTAGACGCGAATTTGTTAACGTGCTGAGTAACTCGTTTACTAGCTGCCATTTAGTATCAAAATTCATATAGTTTTCAGGTGATAACTTGATGCGCTCGGTGTTTTTATTGATTAGCGCCTTGATGACACTTGATAACTGCTTTGACTCATCGCTATTTTCTAGTGTGTTGAGCATACTAGAAAAACGCGTCCATGCTTGTGGTTCCCTTTCACCAAACAATATCAGAAGGTAATCAATGATGATAATGCACACGGGTTGCTGCATAAGGTCCTGTGTTGCATATTCTTCACGAAATGGAATGTTATTTTCGACAAGCTTGGTAATTACTTTCTGCAGAAATTGCCGTGGTTGATTGCGAACAAGTATAGCGATTTCGCTAATTGGTATCCCTTCATCGATCCACTTTTGGATTTGGTCTCGAATGAAGCTCGCTTCCGCGTCGCAGTTTGGACACTCAACTATTGCAATCTCCCCATCGTCACTTTCTTCCTCTAACTCTCTGGCAGCTTCTGGCTCAAGTGAACGTACTATTTCGTTTTGCATTCTTTGGAGACGCATTTGCGATCTATAGTTGAAGTATAGTCTTGTTACAGTAGTATTAAAATCATGATGGAAATGGTTAAAGACACCTTCAAGAGCATTTGCCCATCCCATGATTCTTTGTTTGATATCGCCTACGGCAATAATACGAGCATTACTTGTTGAAAAGGCAAGCTTTAGAAGATGATATTGCCTGTCTGTGCAGTCTTGAAATTCATCTAAAAAAATATCTGTATATGTGGCTTGTAATGCTTTTATAGCATAACTACAGTTTTCTAAAATAGAAATTGCAAGAGGCAAAAAGTCATCATAAGTAATTTGCTTGTTTGTTACTCTAACATCACCGATGGTATAATCAGGGTCAAGAGCATCAAGTCCTGTTAGTGCGGGACGGAATTTGTCAATTAGCATTAAAGAAAAAGCATGGAATGTATAACTGTCGAAACGCCTCGCAAGCTGAAGTCCACTTCTTTTTTTTACCCGATCCTTTAAATTTTTACTCGCATCAGCTTTAAAAGAAATTGCCAAGATGCGTCTAGGATAGGGCGTTGTTCCTGTGCGAAGCAGAAAATCTGCCCTTTGAGCGAGGACTTCTGTTTTTCCTGCCCCAGGTCCTGCTGTGACAAGTAAATTCCGATCTGAAAAAGTGGCAGCGTTATGTGCATTAGGCTCTAATTGTTCTATGCCAATGGGGCGCCATTCTTCTGGTTTAATCACTCTGGGATCCCCCCTAATAGTGATTGTACTTTTGCTATTAATATTTCCAGAGCCTCGGGCATGTGTGTTGCTAGCTCTTCATCTGTGAGCTTGGCTAAAGCCTGTAGATGGGCAGCGGGCTTGCTCCCCAGCTTGAAGAGCTTGTGATATTGAGCAAACAGTGCTTTTTGTGACGTAGAATATTGCTCCAAGCAGGAGTACCTCTTGCCCAAAACTGATTTTATTGTAGTTTGACTTGGTTCTTCCAAACCCTCTATGTTTTCTATTCCATAAGCTGAAGAGAATTGTTCAAGCATTAAAAAGTCAAGGTCTAAGGGTGTGGAGTAGAAAATGTTTGAACGTGTAAAACATGTGAGAAGGCCATCTTGTGGATTTTTTGATACACAATCCAGAATGTGAAAATATTTTTCTTGCCAAGCCTCGGTGGCATCTCTAGGGACTGCTTGGCAAAGATAAGACTCTGGACTGTACTCTTCCATTTTATCATACGCATAGTGAAGCCTTCCCCATCCCCCTTGGTAGCGTCCAACATCTAAGTCAAGCAATGTGACAAATGGAATTTCTAACCCCGTCAGCAGCCGCCAAAAATGATTTACGTGACGGCCCCCTAATGGTGCGATTACAACTCCTGCGTGGTCTACTGGCATTCCTTTTGCCTGAAATAGCTTTGGAAGAACTATAAGTTCACTGTCTCCTTCGCCAAGAACCACAAGCCTTGCAAAGAATACCTCTGGGTAAGCCATTACTGCTTGTCTCACAAACTTGTGAGCTTCGTCTGTGTTAGGCGGTAAAGTTACTGTTTTAACAGTAGCTGTTCGCTCAGGGCTTAAACGAAGGTACCGTATTTGTTCAGGCGTAATGCGTTTTAAAATGGATGGTGCATGCGTTGCTATGATTGACTGGGAGGTGTCTTGTTTCCCTAAAGAATGAAGGGCGTTAATAATTCTACCGAGGTAGTGAGGTGCTAAGCTGTTTTCAGGTTCCTCCACAGCGAGGATGGTAAAAACTGCGGGGTGTAGCTTGTCTGTATTGACGTTTGTAACTTGTTGAGAAAGTGCGGCTTGTCCAAAGTTATGTGCTGCAAGGACAAGAGCAATATACAGAAGTGATTTTTGCCCGTCACTAAGACGTGAAAATGGTATACTGGCTTGCCCATGGGCTGGGCTGAAGTGGATGTTTATGTGGCGTAAAAAAGATTCAATATCGTTAGATCCAAAGCTAAGTTGGGGATCTTTAAAAAAATTCCCTCGGTGGACAGCTTGCCAGTAACGCTCAAGAGTCTGATTAAAACAAGAAATAGTTGTGTTTTCTGCAAGACAACCTGCGGCACTGCACGCGAGGTCATTAACATTTTGCTGCTGCCCGTCCCATCTGGTTGCACGAAGGATTCTTCCAAGTAGTGTATTTATTCCATAAGCGATATGAGATGCAGGATCTCGTCGAGCAGGAAGGTAATGTAGTTGGATGTCATTTCTATCAAGTTTGCTTACTGGAAATTTTTCATAGCTACTATCGTTTATTACTCTTGTAACATACGATAAGTTAGCTTCAATCTCTCCCAGTTGGTTGATCTCTGCTTCAAGCCTGTAACGTACTG encodes the following:
- a CDS encoding ATP-dependent nuclease is translated as MKLECLRISNFQCFGPAPTTVSFEKVTALIGPNGAGKTAVLQALSRMFAFDPALRKIQKSDFHVSNSENLDESNNQFWIEADFRFHELELDDLFSENPIASQFRHMRLEAPDLPPTVRYRLEAEINQLGEIEANLSYVTRVINDSSYEKFPVSKLDRNDIQLHYLPARRDPASHIAYGINTLLGRILRATRWDGQQQNVNDLACSAAGCLAENTTISCFNQTLERYWQAVHRGNFFKDPQLSFGSNDIESFLRHINIHFSPAHGQASIPFSRLSDGQKSLLYIALVLAAHNFGQAALSQQVTNVNTDKLHPAVFTILAVEEPENSLAPHYLGRIINALHSLGKQDTSQSIIATHAPSILKRITPEQIRYLRLSPERTATVKTVTLPPNTDEAHKFVRQAVMAYPEVFFARLVVLGEGDSELIVLPKLFQAKGMPVDHAGVVIAPLGGRHVNHFWRLLTGLEIPFVTLLDLDVGRYQGGWGRLHYAYDKMEEYSPESYLCQAVPRDATEAWQEKYFHILDCVSKNPQDGLLTCFTRSNIFYSTPLDLDFLMLEQFSSAYGIENIEGLEEPSQTTIKSVLGKRYSCLEQYSTSQKALFAQYHKLFKLGSKPAAHLQALAKLTDEELATHMPEALEILIAKVQSLLGGIPE